The DNA sequence ATGAATCGCTTTCTGAAACTGACCTCGGCCAGTGTTCTGGCCCTCGCCTGCGTCGCGGCGATGGCCCATGCCGAGACCAGCCCCGTCACCTGGGAGGACATCCTGAACGACGCCGAGACCACCGACGACGTGCTGATGTATGGGCTGGGGGTGGGTGCGCAGCGCTATTCCGCGCTCGACCAGATCAATGCCGAGACGGTCAAGCACCTGCGCCCGGCCTGGTCGTTTTCCTTTGGCGACGAAAAGCAGCGCGGCCAGGAAACCCAGGCGCTGGTGCATGACGGGGTGATCTACGTCACCGGGTCCTATTCCCGGATGTGGGCGCTGGACGCCAGGACCGGCAAGCGGCTGTGGAAGTTCGAGGCCCGCCTGCCCGAGGACATCCGCCCCTGCTGCGACGTGGTGAACCGCGGCGCGGCGATCTATGGCGACAAGGTCTTTTTCGGCACGCTGGACGCCAGCATCTATGCGCTGAACAAGGACACCGGCAAGGTCGTCTGGCGCAAGAAGTTCGAGGACCACAAGATCGGCTACACGATGACCGGCGCGCCGACCATCGTGAAGGACAAGGAGACCGGCCGCGTCATGCTGATCCACGGCAGCTCGGGCGACGAGTTCGGCGTGGTCGGCAAGCTCTATGCCCGCGATGTCGAAACCGGCGAGGAGATCTGGATGCGGCCCTTTGTCGAGGGGCACAAGGGCACGCTGGCTGGCGCGGAGGGCACCGTCACCGGCGATCCAGCCGCGCCGAGCTGGCCGAACAATCCCGACGGCAGCAAGGTCGAGGCCTGGAGCCACGGCGGCGGCGCGCCCTGGCAATCGGCCAGCTACGACCCCGAGACCAACACCATCGTCGTCGGCGCCGGCAACCCCGCCCCCTGGAACACCTGGGCGCGCACGCCGGGCGACAGCCTGTATACCTCGGGCCAGGCCTATGTCGATCCCTCGAACGGCGAGCTGGTCGGCTTCTACCAGCACACACCGAACGACGCCTGGGACTTTTCCGGCAACAACGAGATCATCCTGTTCGACTACAAGGACAAGGACGGCAAGACCCATCGCGCCGGCGCCCATGCCGACCGCAACGGCTTCTTCTATGTCACCGACATCGAGGCGCTGTCGAAGCGCGGCGGCGAGATCAACCGGCCGACGGCGCTGCTCAACGCCTTCCCCTTCGTCGACGGCATCACCTGGGCCAAGGGCATCGACCTGAAGACCGGCCGCCCGATCGAGAACGAGGGCCAGCGCCCGCCCCTGCCCGCCGAGGGCGAGACCAAGGGCGCCAGCATCGAGGTCTCGCCCCCCTTCCTGGGCGGCAAGAACTGGAACCCGATGTCCTACAGCCAGAAGACCGGGCTGTTCTATGTGCCGGCGAACCACTGGACCGAGGATTACTGGACCGAGAACGTCACCTATCAGGCCGGCGCCGCCTATCTGGGCCAGGGCTTCCGCATCAAGCGGCTTTACGACGACCATATCGGCACGCTGCGCGCCTTCGACCCGACCACCGGCGAGAAGAAATGGGAGCACAAGGAGGAATTCCCGCTATGGGCCGGCACGCTGGCCACGGCCGGCAACCTGGTCTTCACCGGCACCTCGGACGGTTTCGTCAAGGGCTTCGACGCCGAGACCGGCGCGGAGCTGTGGAAGTTCAACACCGGCTCGGGGATCGTCTCGTCCCCGATCACCTGGGAAATGGACGGCAAGCAATACCTGGGCATCGCTTCGGGCTATGGCGGCGCGGTGCCGCTGTGGGGCGGCGACATGGCGACGCTGACCACCCAGGTCAGCCAGGGCGGCTCGTTCTGGGTCTTCGAGATCCCCGAAGAGTTGCTGACCGCCTCGAAGTGAGGCAGCCGCCGAAACCGGGCGGGCGGGGTTGGTCCCCGCCCGGCCTTCACCCTCGATCCAAGGGATCCCGAAGATGCTCAGAAGCCTGACCTTCCTTGCCGCCCTGGCCCTCGCCTCCGGGGTCCATGCGGCCAATTCCGAACAGACCGGCGGCAGCTGGCCGGTCATCGTCGACGAGCCGACCCCGCGCGAAGGGCCGCTGGTCATCAGCACCTGCGAGATCAGGCCCGGCGCCGCCTGCCCCGGCGCCGACCTGCGCCATGCCGACCTGCGCGGGCTGAAGCTGAACGGCATTGATCTGAAGGGCGCGAACCTGATGCGGGCCAACCTGTTCGGGGCCGAGCTGAAGGGCGCCGACCTGACCGGCGCCGACCTGCGCGGCGCGAACCTGCAGATGGGGCAGCTGCAAGGCGTGGTCATGCGCGACGCCGACCTGACCGGCGCCAACCTGGACTATACCCGGATGGCCGGCGCCGACCTGTCGGGCGCGAACCTGACCGCCGCCACGCTCGAGGCGGCCATGGCGCCCAAGTCGAAATTCGTCGGCGCCAGGCTGATCGGCGCGAACCTGATGGAGACC is a window from the Paracoccus pantotrophus genome containing:
- a CDS encoding PQQ-dependent methanol/ethanol family dehydrogenase, with protein sequence MNRFLKLTSASVLALACVAAMAHAETSPVTWEDILNDAETTDDVLMYGLGVGAQRYSALDQINAETVKHLRPAWSFSFGDEKQRGQETQALVHDGVIYVTGSYSRMWALDARTGKRLWKFEARLPEDIRPCCDVVNRGAAIYGDKVFFGTLDASIYALNKDTGKVVWRKKFEDHKIGYTMTGAPTIVKDKETGRVMLIHGSSGDEFGVVGKLYARDVETGEEIWMRPFVEGHKGTLAGAEGTVTGDPAAPSWPNNPDGSKVEAWSHGGGAPWQSASYDPETNTIVVGAGNPAPWNTWARTPGDSLYTSGQAYVDPSNGELVGFYQHTPNDAWDFSGNNEIILFDYKDKDGKTHRAGAHADRNGFFYVTDIEALSKRGGEINRPTALLNAFPFVDGITWAKGIDLKTGRPIENEGQRPPLPAEGETKGASIEVSPPFLGGKNWNPMSYSQKTGLFYVPANHWTEDYWTENVTYQAGAAYLGQGFRIKRLYDDHIGTLRAFDPTTGEKKWEHKEEFPLWAGTLATAGNLVFTGTSDGFVKGFDAETGAELWKFNTGSGIVSSPITWEMDGKQYLGIASGYGGAVPLWGGDMATLTTQVSQGGSFWVFEIPEELLTASK
- a CDS encoding pentapeptide repeat-containing protein, producing MLRSLTFLAALALASGVHAANSEQTGGSWPVIVDEPTPREGPLVISTCEIRPGAACPGADLRHADLRGLKLNGIDLKGANLMRANLFGAELKGADLTGADLRGANLQMGQLQGVVMRDADLTGANLDYTRMAGADLSGANLTAATLEAAMAPKSKFVGARLIGANLMETKFYNADFAEALLEGNHAPYAIWEGVHMENCTGCPVDW